One window from the genome of Phycisphaerales bacterium encodes:
- a CDS encoding PAS domain S-box protein, with the protein MAQAKVQLPYSIHTSPVVVQLLTGLAIVAAALGLRVLMEPWLEGRLELITLWGALVPLAWLLRGGVFWVCSLLGFVAAQLVVVAPHGSMDPGVLAITLAFSLLIITGLWASVRLARRSLQQYADVKTQEQLTESRLAAIVQNSDDAIISKDLSGRILSFNPAAERLYGYQAHEIIGKPIQTLIPPERLQEEEEILARIMQGERIDHMETFRRTRSGRDVEVSLTISPVRDETGRVIGVSKIARDITARKAMERERDAALQRFARVTQTLPDMVFLIDVDTFLPVLINPAVTQTMGYTLEELRGHGGAATGNPIIHPEDQEAVITNLRRAAELSDGELLDFEHRALNSTGAWAILRARLTPFERDAQGRCTVILAVDRDITRERIDQLQLAEYREGLERLVEQRTLELEKTHAQLRAAERMTALGTLSQGLGHDIGNLVLPLRLRVQTIRAEVRSDTARADIEAIDAGLSYVQGLSRSLRMLAMDPADPRQSGAGFTDLEEWWPTAEPVLKAVLPRSGSLKWDVHRAANGRLVAAIAPHQLLQAVFNLVQNAAEALEGTDSDPAIEVSAGPGVGPGGEAQVRVNVTDHGPGMTDEVRQRCMEPFFSTKHRRLSGGLGLSLVAGITSSVGGEVELKTAPGQGASFTLVLRAAELPTVELKSQPAGERPTAAISVSDPRTLAYMQWAMKLVGIEAKQSRENEVPMASVWVVDQSRAHQACDFAKEPGRWAVVLGQAPAPASNGESGGQVPKNERVLFAGVRPGVSELRILLKRAFAPGVGAADSREGHP; encoded by the coding sequence TTGGCGCAGGCGAAGGTCCAGCTCCCGTACTCGATCCACACCTCGCCGGTCGTGGTGCAGCTCCTGACGGGGCTGGCGATTGTCGCCGCGGCGCTGGGGCTGCGGGTCCTGATGGAACCCTGGCTCGAGGGAAGGCTGGAACTCATCACGCTCTGGGGCGCGCTGGTGCCGCTGGCGTGGCTGCTGCGGGGGGGCGTGTTCTGGGTCTGCTCGCTCCTGGGGTTCGTCGCGGCACAGCTGGTGGTGGTCGCCCCGCACGGGAGCATGGACCCTGGCGTACTCGCCATCACGCTGGCGTTTTCGCTGCTGATCATCACTGGGCTATGGGCCTCGGTGCGGCTGGCCAGGCGCTCGCTCCAGCAGTACGCGGATGTCAAGACCCAGGAGCAGCTGACCGAATCGCGCCTGGCCGCGATCGTGCAGAACTCCGACGACGCGATCATCTCCAAAGACCTGTCAGGGCGGATCCTCTCGTTCAACCCCGCGGCCGAGCGGCTGTACGGGTACCAGGCTCACGAGATCATTGGTAAGCCCATCCAGACGCTGATCCCTCCGGAGCGGCTGCAGGAAGAGGAGGAGATCCTCGCCCGGATCATGCAGGGGGAGCGCATCGACCACATGGAGACATTCCGCCGCACGCGCTCAGGGCGGGATGTCGAGGTGTCCCTGACGATTTCGCCGGTGCGGGATGAGACCGGGCGCGTGATCGGCGTTTCCAAGATCGCCCGCGACATCACCGCCCGCAAGGCGATGGAGCGCGAGCGCGACGCGGCCCTGCAGCGTTTCGCCAGGGTGACGCAGACGCTGCCGGACATGGTGTTCCTCATCGACGTCGACACCTTCTTGCCGGTGCTCATCAACCCGGCTGTGACGCAAACGATGGGGTACACCCTCGAAGAACTGCGGGGGCACGGCGGCGCGGCGACCGGCAACCCGATCATCCATCCCGAGGACCAGGAGGCGGTGATCACAAATCTGCGGCGTGCGGCGGAGCTGTCCGATGGTGAGCTGCTGGACTTTGAGCACCGGGCGCTCAACTCGACGGGAGCGTGGGCGATCCTGCGGGCGCGACTGACGCCCTTCGAGCGAGACGCCCAGGGCCGGTGCACGGTGATCCTAGCGGTGGATCGCGACATCACGCGCGAGCGGATCGATCAGCTGCAGCTGGCGGAGTACCGCGAGGGGCTGGAGCGGCTGGTGGAGCAGCGGACGCTTGAGCTCGAGAAGACGCACGCGCAGCTGCGGGCGGCCGAGCGCATGACGGCCTTGGGCACGCTCTCGCAGGGGCTGGGGCACGACATCGGGAATCTGGTGCTGCCGCTGCGGCTGCGTGTGCAGACCATCCGCGCCGAGGTGCGCTCAGACACGGCCCGGGCCGACATCGAGGCGATCGACGCGGGGCTGTCGTACGTGCAGGGGCTGTCCCGCAGCCTGCGCATGCTGGCGATGGACCCGGCCGACCCGCGCCAGTCGGGGGCGGGCTTCACGGACCTGGAGGAGTGGTGGCCGACGGCGGAGCCGGTGCTCAAGGCCGTGCTGCCGCGGTCGGGGAGCCTCAAGTGGGACGTGCACCGCGCGGCCAACGGGCGGCTGGTCGCCGCTATCGCCCCGCACCAGCTGCTGCAGGCGGTGTTCAACCTGGTTCAGAACGCGGCCGAGGCGCTGGAAGGGACCGACTCCGACCCGGCGATCGAGGTCTCTGCGGGACCGGGCGTCGGTCCGGGAGGCGAGGCTCAGGTGCGGGTGAACGTGACCGACCACGGCCCAGGGATGACTGACGAAGTGCGTCAGCGGTGCATGGAGCCGTTCTTCTCAACGAAACACCGACGGCTCTCGGGCGGGCTCGGGCTTTCGCTGGTTGCTGGCATCACGTCCAGCGTGGGCGGGGAAGTTGAACTCAAGACGGCGCCGGGCCAGGGCGCGTCGTTCACGCTGGTGCTGCGGGCCGCTGAGCTGCCCACGGTGGAGCTCAAGTCGCAGCCCGCGGGCGAGCGGCCAACGGCGGCGATCAGTGTTTCTGACCCCCGCACGCTGGCGTACATGCAGTGGGCGATGAAGCTAGTGGGCATCGAGGCGAAGCAGTCGCGTGAGAACGAGGTGCCGATGGCCAGCGTGTGGGTGGTGGATCAGAGCCGCGCCCACCAGGCGTGCGACTTCGCGAAAGAGCCCGGGCGGTGGGCGGTGGTGCTGGGGCAAGCTCCGGCGCCGGCCAGCAATGGAGAATCCGGGGGCCAAGTGCCGAAGAACGAGCGTGTTCTCTTTGCCGGGGTGCGCCCCGGCGTGTCGGAGCTGCGAATATTACTGAAGCGGGCGTTTGCGCCGGGGGTGGGCGCGGCCGATAGCCGGGAGGGTCACCCATGA
- a CDS encoding glycoside hydrolase family 38 C-terminal domain-containing protein, translating into MTRLLVLAAGLAVTVSSAWAQTDSKPATPAQQPALTKVPAATPDLTKEPTLYVVGYAHLDTQWRWCYPQVIREFIPATLRNNFAHFEKYPNFVFNFSGSRRYQMMKEYYPQDYETLKKYIAGGQWFVCGSSVDENDANVPSGESQIRHVLYGNQYSKREFGTTSEEFMLPDCFGFPASLPSVLAHCGLKGFSTQKLTWNAVVPIPFKVGVWKGPDGRGIVSALDPGAYVGEVLENLANSNGWSTRIAKNGERSGVLVDYHYYGVGDRGGAPTEKSVKMVEESLRTNGKVKVISSKADDMFKAITPELRAKLPTYTGELELIEHSAGSLTSATIMKRWNRKNEKLADAAERASVLAWHLGQAYPNQKLEDAWYLVLGSQMHDILPGTSHPYAYDYSQNDEVIAAGQFGDVLTSAVSGVASLMDTSGEGVPLVVYNPVSIDRDEVVEAEIPGDSGKGVVVTGPDGKPVPTQVLSTADGKTRIAFQARVPSVGFGVFHAKVGQAAKHEAVLKVTERTLENSRYKVTFNDAGDVSSIMDKQAKRELLKAPITLQQCYEKPAQWPAWNQDWNDRVKPPMEVVGGPAAFKIVENGPVRVSIEVTRSQGASTFRQVVSLTEGDAAAQVRFDNTIDWNAGERSLRVSFPLAVSNKTATWDGQTGFVERGNSHKQQFEYAGQQWMDLTDAKGEYGVAISNDCKYASDKPSDNTLRLTLLHTPGVHNEYQDQACQDIGRHEVSFAVQGHEGGWQNARTPALAEALNQPMRAFRVRAHQGRLGRELSLAKVEGPAVMITAIKKAEEGDNTIVRLRELTGRPINGARISFHGGIAEAYEVDGQERRISDARVDKGALVVDMNGAELRAFAFKPAPRRTKDVPPTVQPLACTPLTLEHDADVVSTNAALKDGSMDGAFTYPAEQFPAGTFTSDGIAFKLGGAGNGQKQATTCKGQTLQLPDANGGRVYLLAAAVGDDVTTDVTIGDQATPVTFRSWRGYVGLWDRRVWGGTVEETSFNWQNPLVGLEPGFIKDTSVAWYCSHHHGHDGDQYYRYSYLFKHPIDVPKGATTLKLPDNASVRVFAATFVANPPEAAPAAPLFDTLADRAQDAPLVKVEGNNLSDVTTVNIQPRLFYGPGQLRYTLDGSEPGPSSPEFTAPITLYKPTTVKAAVVRNGAAGPSAAVHVNVNDTTPPSVTSLTTSYMSPQVRFQLSEPVDSPVGMFFSPGVMITAINRQPDGRTYIAELEKPLEPGKTYTATISGGQDRSPAANGMQPQKLQLSVPAALYALDRVTPEQMGKEIKVDGLPTRGKDPWTLNLFVKPAKQPEPRTIIAGFGACKQQTSGGGRYLSRFQGVHFWAHNSDVASRAQLEVGKWQMLTASYDGNKLRLFKDGKKIGEREVTLADDASVVNIAPVDPWDGKRRFEGEIRALTIWPTAMDEESLKALRESVKVDDQ; encoded by the coding sequence ATGACCCGTCTCCTGGTGCTCGCCGCCGGCCTCGCCGTGACTGTCTCCTCTGCCTGGGCACAGACCGACTCCAAGCCGGCCACCCCCGCGCAGCAGCCCGCCCTCACCAAAGTCCCCGCCGCAACCCCCGACCTCACCAAAGAGCCCACGCTCTACGTCGTCGGCTACGCCCACCTCGACACCCAGTGGCGCTGGTGCTACCCGCAGGTCATCCGCGAGTTCATCCCCGCGACCCTCCGCAACAACTTCGCCCACTTCGAGAAGTACCCGAACTTCGTCTTCAACTTCTCCGGCAGCCGCCGCTACCAGATGATGAAGGAGTACTACCCGCAGGATTACGAGACGCTCAAGAAGTACATCGCCGGCGGCCAGTGGTTCGTGTGCGGCTCCAGCGTCGACGAGAACGACGCCAACGTCCCCAGCGGCGAGTCGCAGATCCGCCACGTGCTCTACGGCAACCAGTACTCCAAGCGCGAGTTCGGCACCACCTCCGAGGAGTTCATGCTCCCGGACTGCTTTGGGTTCCCCGCATCGCTCCCTAGCGTGCTTGCCCACTGCGGCCTCAAGGGCTTCTCCACCCAGAAGCTGACCTGGAACGCCGTGGTCCCCATCCCCTTCAAGGTCGGCGTGTGGAAGGGCCCCGACGGGCGCGGCATCGTCTCCGCCCTCGACCCCGGCGCCTACGTCGGCGAGGTCCTCGAGAATCTCGCCAACAGCAACGGCTGGAGCACCCGCATCGCCAAGAACGGGGAGCGCTCCGGCGTCCTCGTCGATTACCACTACTACGGCGTCGGAGACCGCGGCGGCGCCCCCACCGAGAAGTCGGTCAAGATGGTCGAGGAGAGCCTGCGGACCAACGGCAAGGTCAAGGTCATCTCCAGCAAGGCCGACGACATGTTCAAGGCCATTACGCCCGAGCTGCGGGCCAAGCTGCCGACCTACACCGGCGAGCTCGAGCTGATCGAGCACTCCGCCGGCTCGCTCACCTCTGCCACCATCATGAAGCGGTGGAACCGCAAGAACGAGAAGCTCGCCGACGCGGCCGAGCGCGCCAGCGTCCTCGCGTGGCACCTGGGCCAGGCCTACCCCAATCAGAAGCTCGAAGACGCGTGGTACCTCGTGCTGGGCTCGCAGATGCACGACATCCTGCCCGGCACCAGCCACCCCTACGCGTACGACTACTCGCAGAACGACGAGGTCATCGCCGCGGGGCAGTTCGGCGATGTGCTGACCAGCGCCGTGAGCGGCGTCGCGTCGCTGATGGATACCAGCGGCGAGGGTGTGCCGCTGGTCGTGTACAACCCCGTTTCCATCGACCGTGATGAGGTTGTCGAAGCCGAGATCCCCGGTGACAGCGGCAAGGGCGTCGTTGTCACCGGCCCCGACGGTAAGCCCGTCCCCACGCAGGTGCTGAGTACCGCCGACGGAAAGACGAGAATCGCCTTCCAGGCCCGCGTCCCCAGCGTCGGCTTCGGCGTGTTCCACGCTAAGGTTGGGCAGGCCGCGAAGCACGAGGCCGTGCTGAAGGTCACCGAGCGCACGCTCGAGAACTCCCGGTACAAGGTCACCTTCAACGACGCGGGCGACGTGTCGTCCATCATGGACAAGCAGGCCAAGCGCGAGCTGCTGAAGGCCCCCATCACGCTCCAGCAGTGCTACGAGAAGCCCGCCCAGTGGCCCGCCTGGAACCAGGACTGGAACGACCGCGTCAAGCCCCCGATGGAGGTCGTCGGCGGGCCCGCGGCGTTCAAGATCGTCGAGAACGGCCCCGTGCGGGTCTCGATCGAGGTCACCCGCTCGCAGGGCGCCTCCACCTTCCGCCAGGTCGTGAGCCTCACCGAGGGCGACGCCGCCGCCCAGGTCCGCTTCGACAACACCATCGACTGGAACGCCGGCGAGCGCAGCCTCCGCGTCTCCTTCCCCCTCGCCGTCAGCAACAAGACGGCCACGTGGGACGGCCAGACCGGCTTCGTCGAGCGCGGCAACTCGCACAAGCAGCAGTTCGAGTACGCCGGCCAGCAGTGGATGGACCTCACCGACGCCAAGGGTGAGTACGGCGTCGCCATCAGCAACGACTGCAAGTACGCCAGCGACAAGCCCAGCGACAACACGCTCCGCCTCACCCTGCTCCACACGCCCGGCGTGCACAACGAGTACCAGGACCAGGCCTGCCAGGACATCGGCCGCCACGAGGTGAGCTTCGCAGTCCAAGGGCACGAGGGCGGCTGGCAGAACGCCCGCACACCCGCCCTGGCCGAGGCCCTCAACCAGCCCATGCGGGCCTTCCGCGTCCGCGCCCACCAGGGCCGCCTCGGCCGCGAACTCTCGCTCGCCAAGGTCGAAGGGCCCGCGGTCATGATCACCGCCATCAAGAAGGCCGAGGAGGGCGACAACACCATCGTCCGCCTCCGCGAGCTCACCGGCCGGCCCATCAACGGCGCCCGCATCTCCTTCCACGGCGGCATCGCCGAGGCCTACGAGGTCGACGGCCAGGAACGCCGCATCTCCGACGCCAGGGTCGACAAGGGCGCGCTCGTGGTCGATATGAACGGCGCCGAACTCCGCGCGTTCGCCTTCAAGCCCGCGCCCCGCAGGACCAAGGACGTCCCCCCCACAGTCCAGCCGCTCGCCTGCACGCCCCTCACGCTCGAGCACGACGCCGACGTCGTGAGCACCAACGCCGCCCTCAAGGACGGCTCGATGGACGGCGCGTTCACCTACCCCGCCGAGCAGTTCCCCGCCGGCACCTTCACCAGCGACGGCATCGCCTTCAAGCTCGGCGGCGCCGGTAATGGCCAGAAGCAGGCCACCACCTGCAAGGGCCAGACGCTGCAGCTGCCAGACGCCAACGGCGGGCGTGTGTACCTGCTCGCCGCGGCCGTGGGCGACGACGTCACGACCGATGTCACCATCGGCGATCAGGCCACCCCCGTCACCTTCCGCAGCTGGCGCGGCTACGTCGGGCTCTGGGACCGTCGGGTCTGGGGCGGCACCGTCGAGGAGACCTCCTTCAACTGGCAGAACCCGCTCGTGGGCCTGGAGCCAGGCTTCATCAAGGACACCTCCGTCGCCTGGTACTGCTCGCACCACCACGGGCACGACGGTGACCAGTACTACCGCTATTCCTACCTCTTCAAGCACCCGATCGACGTGCCCAAGGGCGCGACCACGCTCAAGCTCCCCGACAACGCCAGCGTCCGCGTGTTCGCGGCCACCTTCGTCGCCAATCCCCCCGAGGCCGCGCCCGCCGCGCCGCTCTTCGACACGCTCGCCGACCGCGCTCAGGACGCCCCGCTGGTAAAGGTCGAAGGCAACAACCTGAGCGACGTGACCACCGTAAACATCCAGCCGCGCCTCTTCTACGGCCCCGGCCAGCTCCGCTACACGCTCGACGGCAGCGAACCGGGGCCCAGCTCGCCCGAGTTCACCGCGCCCATCACCCTCTACAAGCCCACGACCGTCAAGGCGGCGGTCGTGCGCAACGGCGCCGCCGGGCCCAGCGCGGCCGTGCACGTGAACGTCAACGACACCACGCCCCCGAGCGTCACGTCGCTGACCACCTCCTACATGAGCCCCCAGGTCCGCTTCCAGCTCTCCGAGCCCGTGGACAGCCCCGTCGGCATGTTCTTCTCCCCCGGCGTGATGATCACCGCCATCAACCGCCAGCCCGACGGCCGCACCTACATTGCCGAGCTCGAGAAGCCGCTCGAGCCGGGCAAGACCTACACCGCCACCATCTCCGGCGGTCAGGACCGCTCCCCCGCCGCCAACGGCATGCAGCCCCAGAAGCTCCAGCTCTCGGTCCCCGCTGCCCTCTACGCGCTCGACCGCGTCACCCCCGAGCAGATGGGCAAGGAGATCAAGGTCGACGGCCTGCCCACCCGCGGCAAGGACCCGTGGACCCTCAACCTGTTCGTCAAGCCCGCCAAGCAGCCCGAGCCGCGCACCATCATTGCGGGCTTCGGCGCCTGCAAGCAGCAGACCAGCGGCGGCGGCCGCTACCTCTCCCGTTTCCAGGGCGTGCACTTCTGGGCCCACAACAGCGACGTCGCGAGCCGCGCGCAGCTGGAGGTCGGCAAGTGGCAGATGCTGACCGCGTCGTACGACGGCAACAAGCTCCGCCTGTTTAAGGACGGCAAGAAGATCGGCGAGCGCGAGGTCACCCTCGCGGACGACGCCAGCGTGGTCAACATCGCGCCTGTTGATCCGTGGGACGGCAAGCGCCGCTTCGAGGGCGAGATCCGCGCCCTGACCATCTGGCCAACGGCGATGGACGAGGAGTCGCTCAAGGCCCTGCGTGAGAGCGTAAAGGTCGACGACCAGTGA
- a CDS encoding HupE/UreJ family protein codes for MSGRLLQVLAAAAMLLVAFAPAGAHPGIFASALVKVEADGIVTVTIRHDALAFALDALPAVVEDEPMLALLDGPDRALDATLDETRQRFVEQFYLEVDGRAVPFELLTSPTAADVREWERSQAVRALPVRLDYIARTRVPSGVHTVSMMFPPAMGDVITTFDRPNLEPFALPIGTAELSPPLDVHVQSPPPAAASDASPTTDTPPTSSPTTARQDSAPAAAASPSLATVARQYIALGFAHIIPKGLDHVLFVLGLFLLSPKLKPLLWQVTAFTLAHTLTLALTVMGKLPDVPNIVEPLIAASIAFVAVENLVTSKLHAWRPLLVFAFGLLHGMGFAGVLKDAGLPEGQLATALITFNIGVELGQLAVIAGALALVGWFRGKPWYRPAITIPASVIIAAVAIWWTLERVGVVGS; via the coding sequence GTGAGCGGGCGGCTGCTCCAAGTCCTGGCCGCCGCGGCGATGCTGCTGGTGGCCTTCGCGCCGGCGGGGGCCCACCCGGGCATCTTCGCCTCCGCGCTGGTCAAGGTGGAGGCCGACGGCATCGTGACGGTCACCATTCGCCACGACGCCCTCGCGTTCGCCCTGGACGCGCTCCCCGCGGTGGTCGAGGACGAGCCGATGCTTGCCCTGCTCGACGGCCCCGACCGCGCCCTCGACGCCACGCTTGACGAAACCCGTCAACGCTTTGTCGAGCAGTTCTACCTCGAGGTTGATGGGCGGGCGGTTCCGTTCGAACTGCTCACCAGCCCCACGGCCGCCGACGTCCGCGAGTGGGAGCGCTCGCAGGCCGTGCGTGCCCTCCCCGTTCGGCTCGACTACATCGCCCGCACCCGGGTCCCTTCCGGCGTGCACACCGTCTCGATGATGTTCCCGCCCGCCATGGGCGACGTCATCACCACCTTCGACCGCCCGAACTTGGAGCCCTTCGCACTCCCCATCGGCACCGCCGAGCTCTCGCCCCCGCTCGATGTGCACGTGCAGTCTCCGCCACCGGCGGCCGCGAGTGATGCTTCGCCCACGACAGACACACCGCCCACGAGTTCGCCCACAACGGCCCGACAAGATTCCGCTCCCGCCGCCGCCGCGTCCCCCTCGCTGGCAACGGTGGCGCGCCAGTACATCGCCCTCGGCTTCGCCCACATCATCCCCAAGGGCCTCGATCACGTGCTCTTCGTGCTCGGCCTCTTCCTGCTCAGCCCCAAGCTCAAGCCGCTCCTGTGGCAGGTGACCGCCTTCACCCTCGCCCACACCCTCACGCTCGCCCTCACCGTCATGGGGAAGCTGCCCGACGTGCCGAACATCGTCGAGCCCCTCATCGCCGCCTCCATCGCGTTCGTCGCGGTCGAGAACCTCGTCACCAGCAAGCTGCACGCGTGGCGCCCGCTGCTGGTCTTCGCCTTCGGCCTGCTGCACGGCATGGGCTTCGCCGGCGTGCTGAAGGACGCCGGCCTGCCTGAGGGCCAGCTCGCCACCGCCCTCATCACCTTCAACATCGGGGTCGAGCTCGGCCAGCTCGCCGTCATCGCCGGCGCGCTCGCCCTCGTGGGCTGGTTCCGGGGCAAGCCGTGGTACCGTCCCGCGATCACCATCCCAGCCTCGGTCATCATCGCGGCGGTCGCGATCTGGTGGACGCTCGAACGCGTCGGCGTCGTCGGCAGCTGA
- a CDS encoding DUF1559 domain-containing protein: protein MLNTKRGQAGRDCSRAFTLIELLVVILIIGILLGLLLPGLRKAREAGRAVVCLSNQRQIGAALMSYANAYKEWIPRESGTSERLPYPGSPPPSSTGRVPLVPAWYRAWNPASQHSAYNISWAYSLRPFLDSRAHCNDDTGGLNDRFKDSVYYRDPARPRDDHNIHYVVNGVRFVRVGNTITHNENETKPPQQLGRLPRTSPVLYLTCYADDLGNVRSGYANVNANSDLELSIFYDIWRVSNINGPESGDPRYWPRTAPKRHGNGANAMYMDGHASAISANDLRDLNTWDDGDYR, encoded by the coding sequence ATGTTGAACACGAAACGCGGACAGGCCGGTCGGGACTGCAGCCGTGCGTTCACGTTGATCGAGCTGCTGGTCGTGATCCTGATCATCGGGATCCTGCTGGGGCTGCTCCTGCCGGGGCTGCGCAAGGCGCGGGAGGCGGGGCGGGCGGTGGTGTGCCTGAGCAACCAGCGGCAGATCGGCGCGGCCCTGATGAGCTACGCGAACGCCTACAAGGAATGGATTCCGCGGGAATCGGGCACGAGCGAGCGGCTGCCCTACCCCGGGAGCCCGCCGCCTTCGTCGACGGGGCGGGTGCCGCTGGTGCCCGCGTGGTACCGAGCGTGGAACCCGGCAAGCCAGCACTCGGCGTACAACATTTCCTGGGCGTACAGCCTGCGGCCGTTCCTGGACTCGCGGGCGCACTGCAATGACGATACCGGCGGGCTGAACGACCGCTTCAAGGACTCGGTGTACTACCGCGACCCCGCGCGCCCTCGGGACGACCACAACATCCACTATGTGGTGAACGGGGTGCGGTTCGTGCGGGTGGGCAACACGATCACGCACAACGAGAACGAGACCAAGCCGCCGCAGCAGCTGGGGCGCCTGCCGCGGACCTCGCCGGTGCTGTACCTGACGTGTTACGCGGATGACCTTGGCAACGTGCGCTCGGGGTACGCGAACGTGAACGCGAACTCGGACCTTGAGCTGTCAATCTTCTACGACATCTGGCGGGTGAGCAACATCAACGGGCCCGAGAGCGGGGACCCCAGGTATTGGCCGCGGACGGCGCCCAAGCGGCACGGCAACGGTGCCAACGCGATGTACATGGACGGGCACGCGAGCGCGATTTCCGCCAACGATCTGCGGGACCTGAATACGTGGGATGACGGGGATTACCGCTAG
- a CDS encoding SOS response-associated peptidase produces the protein MCGRFLLITPARVVAELFRAHAGLTGSQDAILFQPRYNIAPSQPVLVVRNTKDGTGRELAGMRWGLVPSWAKDESIGLKTINCRSETALEKPMFRSLYERRRCLVPADGFYEWKAVPGRRTKQPMLIQVREAGQPKTFAMAALWDRWRPPEGEPIDSVTILTTAANEQVAPVHDRMPVILPASAWDDWLAARQPAPSAVELSLTPVSTLVSNVRNDGPDLVRPVAVEEQGGLF, from the coding sequence ATGTGCGGGCGGTTCCTGCTCATTACCCCAGCCAGGGTCGTCGCCGAGCTCTTCCGGGCCCACGCCGGGCTCACGGGCTCGCAGGACGCGATTCTCTTCCAGCCCCGCTACAACATCGCCCCCTCGCAACCGGTCCTGGTGGTCCGCAACACGAAGGATGGCACCGGGCGCGAGCTCGCCGGCATGCGCTGGGGCCTGGTCCCAAGCTGGGCCAAGGACGAGTCGATCGGCCTCAAGACCATCAACTGCCGCTCGGAGACCGCCCTCGAGAAGCCGATGTTCCGCTCGCTCTACGAGCGCCGCCGGTGCCTCGTCCCCGCCGACGGCTTCTACGAGTGGAAGGCCGTCCCCGGCCGACGCACGAAGCAGCCGATGCTGATCCAGGTGCGCGAGGCAGGCCAGCCGAAGACCTTTGCCATGGCCGCGCTGTGGGACCGCTGGCGCCCGCCCGAAGGTGAACCGATCGACTCGGTCACCATCCTCACCACCGCGGCCAACGAGCAGGTCGCGCCCGTGCACGACCGCATGCCGGTTATTCTGCCCGCGTCCGCGTGGGACGACTGGCTCGCCGCCCGCCAGCCCGCGCCCAGCGCCGTCGAGCTCTCGCTCACACCGGTCAGCACGCTCGTCAGCAATGTCCGCAACGACGGCCCGGACCTCGTCCGCCCGGTTGCCGTGGAAGAGCAAGGCGGCCTCTTCTAG